Genomic segment of Saprospira sp. CCB-QB6:
GCCGTCGAAATGTTGGACGGCGCGAACGCCCACCCAGATATCGCTCACAAACTCGAAGCTATTCATGAGGTTGTAGGATTCGGGATTGTAGAAATAGGCCTCATTACCGGGATGGCTTTCGAGCAGGAGGTAAGGCAGGCGGCCAAAGACTTTTCCGCCTTCGATTCGGTAAGAAAACCAGCCGATGGGACCGACATTAAACCAGTGGGAGATTTCGGCGCTAATGCGGTGATAATTGTATTTGCTGCCTAGCACCCCTTTGATTCCGGCCAGGTAGCTCAGTTCGATAATGGGAAATTCGGTACCGATAGAGAGGTCGCTAAAGTAGCTACGCAGGAGTTTTTCTTTGTAGGCGTAGCGAAACTTGAGGAGGATTTCGGTAGTGGTAATAGCCGTATCGATTTTTGTGTAGTCGTTGGCATTGGGATAATAGCGGAAATTGAAGCCTCTATCGGAGCGGCTAAAAGCGGCTCCTTGGGGGATTAGATTTCGGTGGATAACGGCCAGGCGGTTGGAGAAGCCTTTTTTGTAGGTATGTTGATAATAGGCTTTAAACTCCTTAACGGCCAGCATTTTTGGGGGCACATTTCGGCGGAGGAAGCCTGCAAAAAGGCCTTGGCTAGGGGTTTGTTCGCTATTTCGGTTATCGAAAAGGACATCGTTAATATATTTTACGCCAACTTCTCTTCTTTTGAATCGGTTGAAGACATATTGGCCTTCTAGACGGTACTTCCAGCGTTTATCACCGAAGCCGTAGGCCCCGTAGCCATAGATGCGTAATCTTTTAGAGAATTTAGGGCCTGTTCCGACGCCAAAGCCTAGGCGGATTCCTTCGATATCGTTATAATTGAAGATAGAGCCATAGGGGCCGAGGTAGAGGGGGCCTTGTTCATAATAGCCTGTAGATATGGTAGATAATAGCTTGGTTGCGGTTTGGTAGATAGGGACCGTTTTGATGCTATCGACCATTTTGTAGACTGCTTTTTCGTTATCGGTCAGTTTTTCGTGTCGTTGTTCGGTCCAGAAAGAATCGGCTTTTTCGAGGGAGATGAAATCTATATCCTCAGGATCGACTTCTTTATAGGTTTCTACTACCGTCTCTTTGCCAATTTTAAAGTCCTTAAACATCAGGGTTTTTCGGCCGATCACCCCCATCATTTTTTCTCGTTTTTTGCTTAGGGCGAAGTCGATAACGGTTTTTTCTTTATAGGGGAGCCAGATACTATCTTGTTGTTTGTATTCGGCATAGATGAGCAGGCGGTTCACGAGGTTCACGTTTACGTCTTCGCTCATTCTCATATTGACGATTTCGAGCCCATAATTTTCAACAGAGACCCAGAAGTCGCCATAGAAGGTATTTTCGCCACGGCGTTTGGGTTTAAACTTAAGTTTATAGGACCATTCGTCTTCGATGTGAGTAGAATCGATGATATAGTATTCGTAGAAAAAGAGGCCATTATTGGCGAAGGGGCTAATAAACTCTTTACCCAGTACGGTAATATAGTTATCGTAGAGGTCAAATTCGTCATGCATTTGGCCGATAAAGTCGACAACGGTTGTATTTTCTACGCCGGATACTTTTTGGGCTTTGAGTAGTTCTTTTTTGCCCTTACCATTAACATAGAAAATATCGTAGATACGTTCAGCTACATAAGCGGGCAAAAAGGGTTTAACATCAGAGGTAGAATCGATATTATCGAAGATAAATTGGAGGTCTTTAAACAAAGGGCTATCCTTCATTTTTGGGTCAATATTATTGAGGTCCAATTCTGTTTTAGAGTAGCATTCTACTTGATAATTATCAAAGTTTTTGCGCTTATTGCGTTCTTTATTGGCTACAATACGGCGAACGACTTCATTCGCTGGATTTTCTCCGGCCAGAACGGTTACGGCTTCTAGCTCTACAGAGCTACTCTTTAGACGAAAATTGATAATCAATTCTAGCTTTGTCGTATCAATTTTTTTTATCAGGTTATCGTAGCCCACGGAAGCGGCCATAATAGTATCGCTGGGTAAGCTAGAAAGCTCCATTTCTATTCGATACTTTCCTTCTACATCAGAGGTTACCCCTAGTGGGATATCACCTGGGATAAACACGCTACAAAAAGGGACCCCCTCTTCCGTGTCATCATCAATTACTTGTCCTGTTAGTACAATTTTTTGGGCTATCAAAAGGGGGGCCCAAGCTAAAAAAACAAGAAGGAGTAGATTACGCATAAAAAAATCTTAGGGTTTAGTCAAAAACGACATTCTAATTTAGGGAAAAAACAAACATAGGCGCTAAGTTAAATGGACATAATCCATTTTTATGCAGCCCAAGCAGAGTTTTTTTCCGATGAGTCTGTAACAAAATAGTTAAATTCGGTTTTTAGGAAATAGTAAGCAGAAGGCAGCGGTAAATTCCCTATTCGGCCCTGTCTTTAAATTTTTCATTTTGTTTTTTATATGTTTAAATAACTATTCTATGCGAAATCTCCTTATGTTTTGCCTTAGTATTTTATTCGTTCAACTGGCCTATGCTCAGCCTCAAAAACTACTAGATCAACTCAGCGGTAGAGAAGAAATTAGTTTTATGGGGCGCAGTACATTTTCTTTAAAAGAGAATTCTGGGGCTACATTAGTTCAAAATTTAGGGCTTAAGTTGCATGATGCTTTAGTCAAAAAAGAGCTAAAAAACGTTAGTTCTGCGGGCTTGCCTCATTCTCCAGATCCTGCGCAATGGATGGCGGCTTATCCGCAGCGGGATGATGAGGTTTATTCTTTTAACCCCATGACCCTAGAAGAGGAAAAGCATGAAGTCAAAACTGAAGTAAAACTCACAGATTTTAGCGATTTTGATATTGTGGCCTTGATTGCCTATAACAAAAAGACGCATCAATTTGAGTATTATCCCTATGCGATTCGTCCTGTTTTGGCGGCAGCAGAAGGAGTAGTTTACAGCCCTATTCAGATTGAGATTGCTCAAGGGGACATGGTTCAAAACCAAAAGCGCCGCATGAGTTTTTCTGGAAAAATTGATGGCAAAATCAAGCTTGAGCGATTCCAGCCATTATCTAATGCAAAAGAAGGCGAAGCAATGGGCTTGAGCCAGATACTAGAGGAGCAAATTGGGGCTTTAGAAGAGCTCCCAATCAAAGATCTCAAAGGGAAAGAATTGGCGCAAGAAGCTCGATTGCAGCTCCAAAAAGACATTACTGCAGCTGGAGGGGTGGTTATTTTTGATCCGACCTCCATGGCAGAAAAATTGATGTATCAAATTGCGCCTCAATTTATCCTCGATTTTAGCCGTGGAGTTTTCCATACGAGCAATCTATCGGTACAAATACAACATATTGAAAAAGAAGAATTAGGCTATATTTTTCCTTTCTAAGGCTGGGTTAGCCGAACATTTAAGCGCCTCCAAGAATATTGGGGGCGCTTTTGTTTTGCCCTGAATAAAGTGTAACTTCAGGCCCAGAGAAAGTCTTTTTTTCGATTGAAAAACATATCTAATGCAAGAGGTACAATTTGAAGATGCTTTGGACTATGCCAGAGCACAGGATGTTAGTGATCCCCTAGCGCATTTCCGTCCCCAGTTCCATTTTCCCAAGCAGGCTGATGGAACCCCTATCATTTATCTTTGCGGCAATTCTTTGGGTCTACAGCCCCGCCTTGCTCAAGAGCTGATGCAAGAAGAGATGAATGTTTGGAAAGAGTTGGCCGTAGAGGGGCATTTTAAAGCCAAGCGGCCTTGGATGACCTATCATGAAGAGTTTAGCCAGCAATTGGCGCCCATTGTAGGAGCTCTTCCTCAAGAGATCACAGTCATGAACACCCTAAGTGTCAATTTGCACCTGATGATGGTCTCTTTTTATCGGCCCACAAAAACGCGTTATAAGATTGTGATTGAGGGCGGCGCTTTTCCTTCAGACAAATATGCGGTAGATTCGCAATTGCGTTTTCATGGAATTGATCCTCAAGATGGATTGATTCAACTTCGTCCTCGTATGGGCGAGGATCATTTGCGGACCGAAGATATTTTACAAACCTTAGAGCGGGAAAAAGACAGCATTGCTCTAGTTATGTTGAGTGGTATCAATTATTATACGGGCCAATGTTTTGATATGCAAGCCATTACTAAAAAGGGTCATGAAATTGGTGCTATGGTGGGCTTTGATTTGGCCCATGCCGCAGGTAATGTTAAGCTTCAGTTGCATGATTGGGGGATGGATTTTGCCGTTTGGTGCCATTACAAATACCTCAATTCTGGCCCTGGTTGTATTGCGGGCGCCTTTGTGCATGAGCGTCATCTTGGCCGCAAAGATATTCCTCGTTTTGAAGGCTGGTGGGGCCACCACAAAGAAAGCCGCTTTAAGATGCCGGCTACTTTTGAACCCGCCCCCAATGCCGATGCTTGGCAGATTAGTAATGCACCTATTTTGGCCATGGTGCCTATGCGCGCTTCTTTGGCCCTTTTCAATGAAGCGGGCATGGATCGTTTGCTGGCCAAAAGCAAAAAACTCACGGCTTATTTAGAGTTTTTGCTCAACCAATTACCCACCGATCGCATCCGTATTCTAACGCCCAAAGATCCTAAAGACCGGGGCGCACAACTCTCTATCCAAGTAAAGGGCGCTGACCGCAGTCTTTTTGATGATTTGGTTGAAAATGGAGTAATTGGTGACTGGAGAGAGCCCGATGTCATTCGCATTTCGCCGGCCCCCATCTACAACTCTTTTGAGGATGTTTATCAGATGGTCCAAATTCTAAAAAAATGCTTAAATATCTAAACTAATTCTCTATTTAGGGGATTTAGTTTGGGGCCCGCGGCCGCCTTTTGTTCAAAAGGCGGCCGCCGCTATGCTCTGGGGCTCGCAGGGCTGCTCGGCCCTGCGGCGCCTACAGCGCCTTGGTCTGGCCTTCGGCCACCCCGCCGCAGCGCTGGGCCTGCTCATCCCATGAGCAGGCCCTAAGTTATCGGCTTCGGCCCTTTAAACTTAATGCGTACTGGAGGACCAAAGGGCCGCAGCTGCGCGGGCAAAGCAACCTAATAAGGTGGAGCTGGCTGAGCGCTGCGGAGCGGGTGCGGCCTAGCCGCAGACCCAGCGGGCAAAGCCCGCGCAGGGCCGAGCAGCCCTGCGAGCCCCGAAGCATAGCGACCCGAGGGACAACAAGGCCTTTAGGCCGCAGTTTAACGACCGCAGGGAGTAACCGAGGGGCAGCCCCTAGATTAGATCATAAATTTTATTATTTTGTGACAAGATCTAAATTTGTGTTTTACAGAAAAAAAAAGAACTTAATTATTAGTTAAGTCCGAAAATGCGTTTAAAAGCTGCCTTTTTCTACTAAAGAACGCTTATTTTTGGGGTTAACCATTTTTCCACAAAGCGGGGACACCTGCTTGAAATCTACTTTTGTATGCAAAAACTATCGATTCAATTTTTTATGCTGTTTTGCCTCAGCTTTCTGTCTTTCTCGGCCTCGGCCCAGTTGATAGAAGATTTTGAGGGCAGCGTTCCTCCTACGGGTTGGGCTATTTTTGATAACGGGATTGGGACAGCGCAGTCTTGGCAGGCCTCTACCTCCTCAAATACGGGGGCTCAGGCGGCCTATGTTCGTTTTGAGAGTGTTACGGGAGGAAATGCTGTAGACTGGATGGTAACGCCTTTAGTTAATATTAGTGCTGGAGCGAGTAGCATGGTTTTTTACCAGCGTCAGCTTTTAAGTACTGATTATGGTACTGTTTATACCATTCGAGTATCAACTACCTCTCAGACGGACACGACTACTTTTACGACGATTGACACTCAGGTAGAGACTGATTTTGGGACGACTTATGCCCCTAAGACAGTAGATCTTAGTGCTTATGTGGGCCAATCTATTTATGTTGCTTTTGTAATGGAGCAAAATGATGGAGACAACTGGTACATTGATGATTTGAGCATTGGGGCTACTCCTTGTTTGGATGCCACAGCTTTGACGGCAAGTAATATTACCGCCACTTCTGCAGACATTAGTTGGTCTAGCAATAGTGGAGGGGGACAGGCTGAAGTAGCCATTGTAGCTAGTGGGGCTCCTGCTCCTACCTCAGGGACAACAACTACAAATAACCCTTTTGCAGCTACGGGTTTGGCTGATGGAACCACCTATGATGTTTATGTACGGGAAACTTGTTCTACGGGTGGTCAGACAAACTGGGTAGGTCCAGTTAGTTTCACTACACTTTGCCTTGGTGTTCAGGGAGATGTAGCTAGTGATGCGATTGTTATTAGCACGCCTAACTTCAATCAAGCTGGTCCAACAGATTCTTGTTATACCAACTCTATTGGATATAGTTCTGCTGACGTTTGGTTCCAGTATGTGATTCCTAGTTGTACAGACTCTTTATACATTGGTTTAGATAGTTCTGATTTTGACACTTATCTTCGTGTTTATGCTGCTGATGCCTCAACTTCTTTGGCAACAAATGACGATGGTGGTGCAGGATCTACTTCTCGTTTAGCATTGAGCATTTTAAATAATGCTAACTTTAATTCTGGAGATACCATTTATATTTTGGTAGAAGGTTTTTTATCTAGCACAGGGAACTATGTACTAGATGTACAAGCCACTACAAGTAGTTCTCCTGCCGGAGATTGGGCCAATACGGCTATTTCTATGAATACTCTTCCTTTTGCATTCAGCAACGCTACTATTTGTTACAGCAATAGTACTGGGCAAGCTGCTTCTGATGTTTGGTTGCAATATATTGTAGAAGACTGCCTAGACTCTATTGTCATCTCTTTAGCAGGTTCTGATTATGACTCTTATTTGGGCATCTATGCTGCGGATAGCACAACCCTACTTTTTAGTGATGACAATAGTGCTGGGAACAGCAATGCTGCGCTTAGCATTCCTGTGGGCACTACTATTAGTGTTGGAGATACCATTTATATTTTGGTAGAAGGCGCTGGAACTGCCAGCGGAAACTTCCAGCTAGATGTACAGGCGGTATTTCCTCCTCTTGCTGGTAATACTATTCAAGAAGCCATTAGCATCAATGCATTTCCTTTTAGTAATTCTGGAGCAACGACAGGTTGTTTCCAAAATACTATTGGAAATAGCTCTGCCGATGTTTGGTTCCAGCATGTACTTGACAACTGTACAGATACGCTATTCATTAGCTTAGATAGCTCTGATTTTGATACATACCTCCGTGTTTATGCAGCTGACGGCACTACTCAGTTGGATTACAATGATGATGGTGGACAAGGAACAACCTCTTACCTTCTTCTTGATATCATTAATGATCCTAGCTATAATGCAGGAGATACTATCTACATCTTAGTAGAAGGTTTTGGCTCTAACACAGGAAACTACGGCCTCAATGTTGATGCGGTACGTTGTGACCCTGCAGTTAGTGCAACAGTGGTAGTTAATGGCCTACAAAATACATATTGTAATGCCAATAATATCCCTAGCTCACAAATGGTCATCTACAATGGCGGAAATAGTGATTTGGCCATGGTTCCTTATACCATGACACTAAGCACTCTGCCCTTTACTATTCTTGTAGACACGGTCTACAACGTTCCTATGGATGATTCTGTAGTGGTTAACCTTCCTGCCTTCCCGGCTGCTTCTGGCAACGGAATCTTTGAGGTAAGCATTGAGGTGCCTGGCGATTACGACAGTACAGACAATGTATATACTCAAGTATTGGCGATTTCTAATACTGTATCTACTGTTTCAGCTGTAAATTTAGCTTGTAATGGAGATGCTAGTGGTACAGCTACTGCTTTAGGACTAGCTGGTATTGCACCTTATAGCTATGTTTGGGATGCCAATGCTGGCAGCCAAACTACGGCTACAGCTACAGGCCTCAATGCAGGAACTTATAGTGTTACCATTACAGATAGCATTGGTTGTGGTACACAAAATAGCGTTCAAATTACTGAACCCACTGTTTTGACAGTAAATGCAGTAGACAATAACGATGGTACGGCTACAGCTAATGCTGCTGGTGGTGTTGCTGTTTACAGCTACAATTGGTCTAATGGAGAAACCACAGCAAGCATCCAAGATACCGGCTTCCAAACCGTTATTGTTACTGATGCTAATGGTTGTCAAGCTAGCGATACAGTGACTATCATCGTTCTTAGCATTCAAGGTATCCAAGGGCTTGATGAACTAAGCATCTTCCCTAACCCTGCTCAGGATTATGTAAACCTCAACTTTGAGTTGACCGAAAGCCGTCAGCTTCAACTACAACTGGTAGCCCTAAACGGCCAAGTGGTCTATACGCAAAGCCTAAATGCTGTGGGTCAACAAAACTTGCAGATCAATACACAGGATTTGGCTCCAGCCATGTATATGCTCCGCATCATTGATGAAGAGAGCCGCACACAACATACAGCGCCTATCGTTATCCAACGATAAGCTTTAAATCCCATTTCATTAAGTGGGTAGCATAAAGTTGGCCCCCAAGATCAATGATCTTGGGGGCCTTTTTTTATTCTCGCCAAATAGGCTGCACTTCTCTCAAATTGACCTGTACATAAACATCATCAATCTTCTCAATGATTTGCGGCAATAGGTCCTTAACCAGCTTTTTCCGCTTATCATTCCAATGCCCCGCCGCTTTTTCAAACTCCTTAGAGTTTTGCTTTTTCATCCAATCTTCCCAAGGATTGCTGCGGCCTTCTAAAGTTTGACGCAAACCCTCAAAAAGGTTTTTAAAGAGCATGCTGGCCAAACGATAGCGCTCCAAAAGAGCATCCACTTCCTGTATTTTTGCCGAAATCGCTTTGATCTGCTCTTCTTTTTCTTCCTTATTCGTCGAAAACTTGAGTAAATTCTCAAAATATTGATCTACAGAAGCACTCAATTTCTTCATCGCCTCCTTTTCATTATCCAACACTTTATTGATAAAAGCGCCGTCCTGAGCCAACTTTGGATCAATCAAAGCAATGTATTCAGATAACAACTCTTCTGCATCTTTACTCAAGTCCCGCATCCGCAAATTGACATTTTTCCAACTATTAGAATGATGATCCAAGGAAGCATACTCCGCCTCTACAATAGAAAAGAAAGCCGAAAAATGCTGATATTTTTGCCGGCCCGTTTGGATTAAAGAGTCATTCTTTTCCTGTATTGCTGGATCCATTTGATAGACCTTCACATTATGTTTGCCTCTCCATCCATCCAAACGAACGTTCTCTAAAATGACCTCTTTAAAGGGCTTGTACTTGGCCTCAATATTGGCCCGACTAAACAAGCTCGAAAATACGCCCTTAAAACTATTGATGACACTCTTTAGCTTGCCTCCAGTCAAAATATTTCCCACATCAGCCGCAAAATTGAGCACCTTGCCCGCTCTCGAACGCCCTTGTACTAGCTCTGCATTATATTGCTGTCGCTGCCGCTCAAACTCCTCTCTCAAATCTTTGATGTAATCCTTTTGCGCCAAATCCGATAGCTCTTCCATGGTCCCCAACCAAGCCTGAAACTCCTGGTAAGCCAAGGGATTGGCCATCTCACTGCGCTCATGAAAAATATCATAAATCTGCAAGGAGATGTCAATATGGCCCACATAATTATACACATTGCCTATGGTCTGCACCTCACTATAATAAATGTCCTTGAGCCGCCTCGCTGCCTTGGCATAATTTCGATGCTCCGCCTTCCGAATACTTTCCAAAATATTTTCCTCAATCTTCACTTTCTCTACCTCCAATATTCGAGAGGTTTGTATACGATTAAATGCAGTTTGTGACAGTTCCTCTACCTGAATATTATCAATCAATAATTCTCCAGATTCATAATTTTGAATGCTCATTTTGACCCGACTCAACTTGCTCAAGGCCAACTCATCCAACTGTATCGGATTGGGAAAACAAATGCTACTATTGCTCTTGATTTCCTGACTGCTATATTCCGACCATTTTTTATCCTCTTCCGAATAATAGCTGTACACAATCCTAAATCCATGGCCCGCACTCACATTTTGCACCCGATAATCAAAGCGCAAACTCCCTATGCCATAAGGCGACTCCGGCAACCTGAGCTCCATACTCGAGCCATTTCCCAAGAGCAAAAGCGCCGGATTATCCGCCGCACAACCCGTAGGGATAATCGCCGCAGAACCCTGACAATGCAAGCCTTTTGCCTTGTCTAAATCCTCTATCGCATCAAAATTTTCACTCAATAAAAGTTTTTGGGCCTGCATAGAGCCAAAACCCAAAAGGAATAAACAGAATAAGACGTTTTTCTTCATTTTTAGTATCTTGATTTTTTGGGGCCTCCGCCTCGCTTCGCTCGTCGGCGCTACGTTTCGCAGCTCGCTATTCGCTCGGCCCTGCGCCGCTTTCAGCGGCTGGGTCTGGCCTAACGGCCACTGCTGCACATCGCTAGGCCAATACACTTAATGCTCGAAAGCCAACTAAATGATAGTTTCATGCTAAGTTTCTGGGAAAAAGAACAATTCTTCGGACCACAAGATGTGGTTATTGTCGGAGCCGGTTTGGTCGGCCTAAATGCCGCCCTAAATTTAAAACAACAACAGCCCCAAGCTAAAATATTGGTCCTAGAAAAAGGCCTCTTACCCGCTGGGGCCAGTAGCCGAAATGCAGGCTTTGCCTGCTTTGGTAGCCCTGGCGAACTGTACGAAGACCTTAAAACACATAACTGGCCAGAATTAGAGGAGCTACTCTATCAACGCTATTTGGGCTTGCGCTTATTGCGAGAAACCCTAGGCGATCAAAACATAGCTTATCAAGCCAGTGCTAGCCTAGAACTTTTTAGGACAGAAGAAGAAGAGCAATATCAAGCCATTTTGGCCCAGTTGCCCAGCTTCAACAAGCGTTTAGCCCCCCTTTTTGAGGGCCAAAAACTCTTTGTTCCCTTGGCCAAAGATGCGCTAAAAAAAGAAGGTTTACAAAATTTTTCGGCAGCTTTCAAAAATCCCTTAGAGGGCCAAATTGACACGGGAAAAATGATGCAAAGCCTGGTCCAAAAAGCAGAAATGGCTGGGATTAGCATCCGTTGGGGAGCCGAGCTTTTAGACTGGGAACAAAGCCCCAAGGGCCTTTGTTTAAATCTCCGTTTTGGTCCAGAACAACTAGCGCTATACAGCCAACAACTCTTAATTTGCAACAATGGTTTTGGCCCTCGCCTATTGCCTAAACTAGTCCTAAAACCTGCTCGAAATCAGGTAATTTTGACCAATCCCATTCCCAATTTGGCCCTCAAACGGCCCTGCCACGCCCAAGCGGGCTATGTTTATTTTCGGCCCATAGCGGGACGGATTTTGTTGGGTGGTGGCCGACATCTGGACCTTGCAGGAGAAACAACCGATGAGCTGGGCCAAACGGCTATAATTCAAGATTTTTTAGCGGATTACTTGCATAATGTACTGGACCAAAAGGTAGGCATTAGCCAAAGTTGGTCGGGTATTTTGGGCGTAGGGCCACAAAAAAAGCCCCTTTTGGGCCAAACTGAGGAAGGCGTTTATTATGCGCTGCGTTTGGGCGGTATGGGCGTAGCCCTAGGCAGTTTGTTGGGCCAAAAAGCCGCCTCCTTATTAACCGATTAAATTCTTTTCATGCAACTAGATTTACGATTAGTAGACTTTAAGGAAGAAGCGGACTTACATGCTCAGTTGGCTTCTTTTTTTGGTTTTCCTGCATTTTATGGGGCCAATATTCACGCTTTAATTGATTGTTGGTCCTCTTTGCGCTATGAAGAAGACGGCATGAGCAACATCCATTTGGGCTTGGAAGAGCAGCTTATTTTGCAGCTTTCGGCCTATGATTCGCCTAAAGGGAAGCGCTGGCTCTTTTTGTTATTAGATGCTGTGGCGGCGGTCAATGAGCGGGCCAAGGAAGAGGGGCAAGCTCCGTTGATTTATCTTTTGTTTTAAGGTCATTTTGCAAGGCCCAAAGCGCAGGGCTTCCATTTGGCCTAGGGGCCTGCAAGGGTGCCGCGTAGCGGCAGACCCAGCCGCTGAAAGCGGCGCAGGGCCGAGCAGACCTGCGAGCCCTGAAAGGGCCCGGCCGCCGAAGGCGGCAGGCCCCAAAATAAAAACAGCCTACAAAATCAATTGCAGGCTGTTTTCCTATTTCAGTAGAGATGGAATTAAATATCCATCCAAAGTTCGCCAGTTTTGATGACGTGGATCACCCAAACGAGGACCACAGAAATCACGAGACCGAGGGCGGCCTTACCGATATCGCGGAAAACCATGCGGTGCATATTGCCATCTGCGCGGCCTTCTACAGCGATGCGGATACCGTATTCGCGGCCAGCCAGCAAGCCCAAAAACACCCAAGTTGTACTCATAGGAACGCGGTTAAGCTCTTTGAAAAAGTAGAGGACCACGCCATAAATACAGTCTACAAAAGTAGCTGAGCGGATGTCGCTGGTATTGGTTTTAGACTTAATAATGCCTTGGATTGCGCCTCCTTGTTTTTTGAAGATATAGCCCAAAAGTAGCAAGAGCCAGCCGAGGCTAAGCGTCATTTCTAGGGGACTAATTTGGCGGGGGAGGTAGACATAGATATTGGCAAAATCTTGAATTAGCCATTGGGTCCAGAGAAAACCTGTAGAGCCCCATTGTAGGACTGTCCAAAACAGCTGACCTTTTTTGCTAATTTCGGGATTGCGCAAGAAATAGCGTTCTGTAAATCGAGAAACGAGCAAATAAAAGACGAGTCCAGTGCCAAAGGCTACGCCGTAGCCAATCAGCGACTTAATGATCATGGGCGTGAGCCCTTTGGGGAGAAAAAAAGTGAGGATGAGGAAAGAAGTACTCACGGGGATTCCTAGTCGGGTAACGACTAAAAGGACTAGCGGTGGAAGGATATACCACCAGCTCATATCTTGGATAAAGGGGTATTTGGGGTTGTCTAAGCTAAATTTGTCGGGGTCTCCGATTAGGCGGCCGTAAGAAACGTCTCCGCCATGGGTATACCAGCCGTAAAGAAGGGTGACCGTAAGAATACCGCCAGCGAATAGCCAAAGGACCCACCAGGGGCGCTTTTCATTAGAGCTGATAAAGGTTCCAAG
This window contains:
- a CDS encoding DUF5686 and carboxypeptidase-like regulatory domain-containing protein is translated as MRNLLLLVFLAWAPLLIAQKIVLTGQVIDDDTEEGVPFCSVFIPGDIPLGVTSDVEGKYRIEMELSSLPSDTIMAASVGYDNLIKKIDTTKLELIINFRLKSSSVELEAVTVLAGENPANEVVRRIVANKERNKRKNFDNYQVECYSKTELDLNNIDPKMKDSPLFKDLQFIFDNIDSTSDVKPFLPAYVAERIYDIFYVNGKGKKELLKAQKVSGVENTTVVDFIGQMHDEFDLYDNYITVLGKEFISPFANNGLFFYEYYIIDSTHIEDEWSYKLKFKPKRRGENTFYGDFWVSVENYGLEIVNMRMSEDVNVNLVNRLLIYAEYKQQDSIWLPYKEKTVIDFALSKKREKMMGVIGRKTLMFKDFKIGKETVVETYKEVDPEDIDFISLEKADSFWTEQRHEKLTDNEKAVYKMVDSIKTVPIYQTATKLLSTISTGYYEQGPLYLGPYGSIFNYNDIEGIRLGFGVGTGPKFSKRLRIYGYGAYGFGDKRWKYRLEGQYVFNRFKRREVGVKYINDVLFDNRNSEQTPSQGLFAGFLRRNVPPKMLAVKEFKAYYQHTYKKGFSNRLAVIHRNLIPQGAAFSRSDRGFNFRYYPNANDYTKIDTAITTTEILLKFRYAYKEKLLRSYFSDLSIGTEFPIIELSYLAGIKGVLGSKYNYHRISAEISHWFNVGPIGWFSYRIEGGKVFGRLPYLLLESHPGNEAYFYNPESYNLMNSFEFVSDIWVGVRAVQHFDGFFLNRIPLIRKLKWREVAFFRGVWGSLSQENQAANALNHQDNGGPYYGSFNRGPYMEIGAGIENIFKVIRVDALWRLSYFDNQDAQKFSVRATLSFYF
- the kynU gene encoding kynureninase encodes the protein MQEVQFEDALDYARAQDVSDPLAHFRPQFHFPKQADGTPIIYLCGNSLGLQPRLAQELMQEEMNVWKELAVEGHFKAKRPWMTYHEEFSQQLAPIVGALPQEITVMNTLSVNLHLMMVSFYRPTKTRYKIVIEGGAFPSDKYAVDSQLRFHGIDPQDGLIQLRPRMGEDHLRTEDILQTLEREKDSIALVMLSGINYYTGQCFDMQAITKKGHEIGAMVGFDLAHAAGNVKLQLHDWGMDFAVWCHYKYLNSGPGCIAGAFVHERHLGRKDIPRFEGWWGHHKESRFKMPATFEPAPNADAWQISNAPILAMVPMRASLALFNEAGMDRLLAKSKKLTAYLEFLLNQLPTDRIRILTPKDPKDRGAQLSIQVKGADRSLFDDLVENGVIGDWREPDVIRISPAPIYNSFEDVYQMVQILKKCLNI
- a CDS encoding T9SS-dependent choice-of-anchor J family protein; its protein translation is MQKLSIQFFMLFCLSFLSFSASAQLIEDFEGSVPPTGWAIFDNGIGTAQSWQASTSSNTGAQAAYVRFESVTGGNAVDWMVTPLVNISAGASSMVFYQRQLLSTDYGTVYTIRVSTTSQTDTTTFTTIDTQVETDFGTTYAPKTVDLSAYVGQSIYVAFVMEQNDGDNWYIDDLSIGATPCLDATALTASNITATSADISWSSNSGGGQAEVAIVASGAPAPTSGTTTTNNPFAATGLADGTTYDVYVRETCSTGGQTNWVGPVSFTTLCLGVQGDVASDAIVISTPNFNQAGPTDSCYTNSIGYSSADVWFQYVIPSCTDSLYIGLDSSDFDTYLRVYAADASTSLATNDDGGAGSTSRLALSILNNANFNSGDTIYILVEGFLSSTGNYVLDVQATTSSSPAGDWANTAISMNTLPFAFSNATICYSNSTGQAASDVWLQYIVEDCLDSIVISLAGSDYDSYLGIYAADSTTLLFSDDNSAGNSNAALSIPVGTTISVGDTIYILVEGAGTASGNFQLDVQAVFPPLAGNTIQEAISINAFPFSNSGATTGCFQNTIGNSSADVWFQHVLDNCTDTLFISLDSSDFDTYLRVYAADGTTQLDYNDDGGQGTTSYLLLDIINDPSYNAGDTIYILVEGFGSNTGNYGLNVDAVRCDPAVSATVVVNGLQNTYCNANNIPSSQMVIYNGGNSDLAMVPYTMTLSTLPFTILVDTVYNVPMDDSVVVNLPAFPAASGNGIFEVSIEVPGDYDSTDNVYTQVLAISNTVSTVSAVNLACNGDASGTATALGLAGIAPYSYVWDANAGSQTTATATGLNAGTYSVTITDSIGCGTQNSVQITEPTVLTVNAVDNNDGTATANAAGGVAVYSYNWSNGETTASIQDTGFQTVIVTDANGCQASDTVTIIVLSIQGIQGLDELSIFPNPAQDYVNLNFELTESRQLQLQLVALNGQVVYTQSLNAVGQQNLQINTQDLAPAMYMLRIIDEESRTQHTAPIVIQR
- a CDS encoding NAD(P)/FAD-dependent oxidoreductase — translated: MLSFWEKEQFFGPQDVVIVGAGLVGLNAALNLKQQQPQAKILVLEKGLLPAGASSRNAGFACFGSPGELYEDLKTHNWPELEELLYQRYLGLRLLRETLGDQNIAYQASASLELFRTEEEEQYQAILAQLPSFNKRLAPLFEGQKLFVPLAKDALKKEGLQNFSAAFKNPLEGQIDTGKMMQSLVQKAEMAGISIRWGAELLDWEQSPKGLCLNLRFGPEQLALYSQQLLICNNGFGPRLLPKLVLKPARNQVILTNPIPNLALKRPCHAQAGYVYFRPIAGRILLGGGRHLDLAGETTDELGQTAIIQDFLADYLHNVLDQKVGISQSWSGILGVGPQKKPLLGQTEEGVYYALRLGGMGVALGSLLGQKAASLLTD
- a CDS encoding barstar family protein: MQLDLRLVDFKEEADLHAQLASFFGFPAFYGANIHALIDCWSSLRYEEDGMSNIHLGLEEQLILQLSAYDSPKGKRWLFLLLDAVAAVNERAKEEGQAPLIYLLF